One region of Citrus sinensis cultivar Valencia sweet orange chromosome 6, DVS_A1.0, whole genome shotgun sequence genomic DNA includes:
- the LOC102608729 gene encoding aquaporin PIP2-2-like, giving the protein MAKDIEIGGQGEFHAKDYHDPPPAPLIDAEELTQWSFYRATIAEFIATLLFLYITVLTVIGYKSQTDANHGGDGCGGVGILGIAWAFGGMIFVLVYCTAGISGGHINPAVTFGLFLARKVSLVRAVMYMVAQCLGAICGCGLVKAFQKSYYTRYGGGANELADGYSTGTGLGAEIIGTFVLVYTVFSATDPKRNARDSHVPVLAPLPIGFAVFMVHLATIPVTGTGINPARSLGAAVIYSKEKAWDDQWIFWVGPFIGAAIAAFYHQFILRASASKALGSFKSSSNI; this is encoded by the exons ATGGCCAAGGACATTGAGATTGGTGGGCAAGGCGAGTTCCATGCCAAGGATTACCACGACCCTCCTCCAGCTCCATTGATCGATGCCGAGGAGCTCACCCAATGGTCATTTTACAGGGCTACTATAGCTGAGTTCATCGCCACGCTCTTGTTTTTGTACATTACTGTGCTGACAGTGATTGGTTACAAGAGCCAGACTGACGCCAACCACGGCGGTGATGGATGTGGTGGTGTTGGCATTCTGGGCATCGCTTGGGCCTTTGGTGGCATGATCTTTGTTCTTGTTTACTGCACTGCTGGTATCTCTG GTGGACACATTAACCCGGCGGTGACATTTGGGCTGTTCTTGGCGCGGAAGGTGTCACTGGTGCGAGCCGTAATGTACATGGTGGCTCAGTGTTTGGGAGCCATATGTGGCTGCGGGCTCGTTAAGGCTTTCCAGAAGTCTTACTACACGAGATACGGCGGTGGAGCCAATGAGCTCGCTGATGGGTACAGCACTGGCACTGGATTGGGTGCTGAGATCATCGGTACCTTTGTTCTTGTCTACACTGTTTTCTCCGCCACTGATCCCAAGAGAAATGCTAGGGACTCCCACGTTCCC GTCTTGGCGCCATTGCCAATTGGATTTGCTGTGTTCATGGTTCACTTGGCTACGATCCCTGTCACTGGAACTGGCATCAACCCCGCTAGAAGTTTGGGAGCTGCAGTGATTTACAGCAAGGAGAAGGCTTGGGATGATCAA TGGATCTTCTGGGTTGGCCCCTTCATTGGTGCTGCAATTGCTGCATTTTACCACCAATTCATCCTCAGAGCATCTGCTTCTAAAGCTCTTGGATCCTTCAAAAGCTCCTCcaacatttaa